In Micromonospora sp. LH3U1, one genomic interval encodes:
- a CDS encoding CIS tube protein, which produces MERVAFLIDSSGERVDCLLNPETVQVTRLAGVRQRGAAGGQLTGSGLADDPLVFTGGGRTELVLDLLFDVDFVEAQVRPADVRVLTRPLWMLAENSTAEHGWLRPPLVRLVWGKTWNVPGVIIAVAERFDAFTGTGSPRRSWLRLKLVRAAETADQAEAGFAEELAAASTPTAAPGSAVIAAGDGAAEPGRSGVRFDLLANDALGSPLRWRLLAEHNRITDPLAVPAGTTLAVPPPGAPGGGGSTVAGAVAGVARAVAGAVGAGASFVGASIATAPAAWGASTGASTGPAPTSTNPGPGGTP; this is translated from the coding sequence ATGGAACGCGTCGCCTTCCTCATCGACTCCTCCGGCGAGCGGGTGGACTGTCTGCTCAACCCGGAGACCGTGCAGGTGACCCGGCTCGCCGGCGTACGCCAGCGGGGTGCCGCCGGCGGACAGCTCACCGGGTCCGGGCTGGCCGACGACCCGCTGGTCTTCACCGGCGGGGGCCGGACCGAGCTGGTGCTCGACCTGCTCTTCGACGTCGACTTCGTGGAGGCACAGGTCCGTCCGGCCGACGTACGGGTGCTCACCCGTCCCCTGTGGATGCTGGCGGAGAACTCCACCGCCGAGCATGGTTGGTTACGACCGCCGCTGGTCCGGTTGGTCTGGGGCAAGACCTGGAACGTGCCCGGCGTGATCATCGCGGTGGCGGAGCGGTTCGACGCGTTCACCGGCACCGGGTCGCCCCGACGTTCCTGGCTGCGGCTGAAGCTGGTCCGGGCTGCCGAGACGGCCGATCAGGCCGAGGCCGGCTTCGCCGAGGAGCTGGCCGCGGCGAGCACCCCGACCGCCGCACCGGGCAGCGCGGTGATCGCCGCCGGCGACGGCGCGGCAGAGCCGGGTCGTTCCGGTGTGCGCTTCGACCTGCTCGCCAACGACGCGCTCGGCTCGCCGCTGCGCTGGCGCCTGCTGGCCGAACACAACCGGATCACCGATCCCCTCGCCGTGCCGGCCGGGACCACCCTGGCCGTCCCACCACCCGGTGCCCCGGGCGGCGGTGGGTCGACAGTGGCGGGTGCGGTGGCCGGAGTCGCGCGGGCGGTGGCCGGCGCGGTAGGTGCCGGCGCATCGTTCGTGGGCGCCTCCATCGCCACCGCGCCCGCCGCCTGGGGCGCGTCGACCGGAGCGTCGACCGGGCCCGCACCGACCAGCACCAACCCAGGCCCCGGGGGTACGCCGTGA
- a CDS encoding glycine zipper family protein translates to MVFGIISAAVQVGFGALFGFLAGGPIGLLIGAVVGLLVGAVFGWSVASAGVYAADARGIFLFVVDHTWSLLNTVVGAIYLAVHLIFGHSLDRPTSSGSGRVSVVEGVSPRYATTIGTVCAGSSSGIQRHEDVHIFQGRLLGPLYIPLVLANYVLFTIAPVWLLYHDHTNAPINRFTRYFEIGVYPHVWNEAIAYRIQGTPPR, encoded by the coding sequence ATGGTCTTCGGAATCATCAGCGCGGCGGTCCAGGTCGGCTTCGGCGCCCTGTTCGGCTTCCTCGCCGGCGGCCCGATCGGGCTGCTGATCGGCGCCGTCGTGGGCCTGCTGGTCGGCGCGGTCTTCGGCTGGTCGGTGGCCTCCGCCGGGGTGTACGCGGCGGACGCCCGCGGCATCTTCCTCTTCGTCGTCGACCACACCTGGAGCCTGCTCAACACGGTCGTCGGCGCCATCTACCTGGCCGTGCACCTGATCTTCGGGCACTCGCTGGACCGGCCCACCTCGTCCGGCAGCGGCCGGGTCAGCGTGGTCGAGGGGGTCTCGCCCCGCTACGCCACCACCATCGGCACGGTCTGCGCGGGCTCCAGCTCGGGCATCCAGCGGCACGAGGACGTGCACATCTTCCAGGGTCGTCTGCTCGGCCCGCTCTACATCCCGCTGGTGCTGGCCAACTATGTCCTGTTCACCATCGCCCCGGTGTGGCTGCTCTACCACGACCACACCAACGCCCCGATCAACCGGTTCACCCGGTACTTCGAGATCGGCGTCTACCCGCACGTGTGGAACGAGGCCATCGCGTACCGGATCCAGGGGACGCCGCCGCGATGA
- a CDS encoding GPW/gp25 family protein — MRAFRFVGAGFDAGRAGGLALTAAGGLAMTEGDESVRQALFLLLSTTPGERLMRPGYGSRLHRLVFAPNDDTTAGLAIHYVRQAIARWEPRVEVIDVDAGPDPDDAWRLVIRLDYRVRASLTPGQLVFSVDLLGVDEPAQGGPS, encoded by the coding sequence ATGAGGGCCTTCCGCTTCGTCGGCGCCGGCTTCGACGCCGGCCGTGCCGGCGGGTTGGCGCTCACCGCGGCCGGCGGCCTGGCGATGACCGAGGGCGACGAGAGCGTACGACAGGCGCTGTTCCTGCTCTTGTCGACAACGCCGGGCGAGCGGCTGATGCGACCCGGGTACGGCTCCCGGCTGCACCGGCTGGTCTTCGCGCCCAACGACGACACCACAGCCGGCCTGGCCATCCACTACGTCCGGCAGGCCATCGCCCGCTGGGAGCCTCGGGTCGAGGTGATCGACGTGGACGCCGGGCCGGACCCGGACGACGCGTGGAGGCTGGTGATCCGGTTGGACTACCGGGTGCGGGCGAGCCTGACGCCCGGGCAGTTGGTCTTCTCCGTGGACCTGCTCGGAGTCGACGAGCCCGCACAGGGAGGACCGTCATGA
- a CDS encoding carboxypeptidase-like regulatory domain-containing protein has protein sequence MTTDGRGPIETATAELAAWLTSAAGEPVPIGPPRADGDAAGLTLWPMELRPARQTRSSGAVREPYRFTVRYLLCVTGPAGLPRLDRVLTAATSDGSYPVVLEAGDPPLWTAFGATPRPALLIDVPAQVDHPTPAAPPVLQPLRLRQLEVRTLNGRVVGPEDQPLAAMRVELPGTGSATRTDPDGRFLIVGVPHDPEHPSPIRLRLTGRGLILTADVDPAEPDIVIVCAPPTH, from the coding sequence ATGACCACTGACGGGCGCGGACCGATCGAGACGGCCACCGCCGAGCTGGCCGCCTGGCTGACCAGCGCGGCGGGGGAACCCGTCCCGATCGGCCCGCCCCGCGCCGACGGCGACGCCGCCGGGCTCACCCTCTGGCCGATGGAGCTGCGCCCGGCCCGGCAGACCCGCTCCAGCGGCGCGGTCCGCGAACCGTACCGGTTCACGGTCCGCTATCTCCTCTGCGTCACCGGGCCGGCCGGGTTGCCCCGGCTGGACCGGGTGCTCACCGCCGCGACCAGCGACGGCAGCTACCCGGTCGTCCTGGAGGCGGGCGACCCACCACTCTGGACGGCGTTCGGCGCGACTCCCCGCCCGGCGCTGCTGATCGACGTACCCGCGCAGGTGGACCACCCGACCCCGGCCGCTCCGCCGGTGCTGCAACCGCTGCGGCTGCGGCAACTCGAGGTGCGCACCCTCAACGGCCGCGTCGTCGGTCCCGAGGACCAACCACTGGCGGCGATGCGGGTCGAACTTCCCGGCACCGGGTCCGCCACCCGCACCGACCCCGACGGCCGGTTCCTGATCGTCGGCGTCCCGCACGACCCCGAGCACCCGAGCCCGATCCGGCTCCGGCTGACCGGGCGCGGGCTCATCCTCACCGCCGACGTCGATCCCGCCGAACCCGACATCGTCATCGTCTGCGCGCCACCGACCCACTGA
- a CDS encoding contractile injection system protein, VgrG/Pvc8 family, with protein sequence MTSVAPRALIVLLDGAELAGAARQRVRSLRVAARLDQPTQAELVLATTAGAGAFDPAVRPGTTLDVRLADHTDALFSGEVTCVEVEYAADGAAVLRLRAYDPLHRLRKRQGLRVFTSVTAVELARELCGEVGLDVTAEVDGPRLERLLQHRHSDLELLREVAGRAGLHLAADDGGVRLITLAGYGEPVPLALGASVHTLRLSTNADQASGASAALGWHPQRAEVISQQADEARCGRPAGDRPDPADVGADGVRTAVDQPGRSDDELAALAQARLDTRAAALVTAEGVAAGDPALRPGRRVDLSGVPDPVAGAYVLTEVVHTVDGNGHLTRFSTVPPAAPPSVSSAGAVVTLGTVTDVADPDGLGRVRLTLPAYGDLDAGWLAVLCPGAGRGKGLVALPDPDDTVLVVLPGGEPASGIVLGSLFGAVEPYDAGIDDGRARRWTLRTAGGQSIVVDDVQRSLRLATEGGSFLELTPDLATLHAASDLVISAPGRAMVVRARSVDFLHAESTEDPTTAARQARSLARAHHEGGG encoded by the coding sequence GTGACAAGCGTCGCGCCCCGAGCGTTGATCGTCCTGCTCGACGGCGCCGAACTGGCCGGTGCGGCCCGTCAACGGGTCCGCTCGCTGCGGGTGGCGGCGCGCCTCGACCAGCCCACACAGGCCGAACTGGTGCTCGCCACCACCGCCGGGGCGGGAGCGTTCGACCCGGCGGTCCGCCCCGGTACGACGCTCGACGTGCGACTCGCCGATCACACCGACGCCCTGTTCAGCGGGGAGGTCACGTGTGTGGAGGTCGAGTACGCCGCCGACGGGGCGGCGGTGCTGCGGCTGCGGGCGTACGACCCGCTGCATCGGCTGCGTAAGCGACAGGGGCTGCGGGTCTTCACCTCGGTGACCGCCGTCGAGCTGGCCCGGGAGCTGTGCGGCGAGGTGGGGCTGGACGTGACGGCGGAGGTCGACGGGCCCCGGCTGGAGCGGCTGCTGCAGCACCGGCACAGCGACCTGGAGCTGCTGCGCGAGGTGGCCGGCCGGGCCGGGCTGCACCTGGCCGCCGACGACGGCGGGGTCCGGCTGATCACGCTCGCCGGCTACGGGGAGCCTGTCCCGCTGGCCCTCGGCGCGAGCGTGCACACCCTGCGGCTGTCCACCAACGCCGACCAGGCCAGCGGTGCCAGCGCGGCGCTGGGCTGGCACCCCCAGCGGGCCGAGGTGATCAGCCAGCAGGCCGACGAGGCGCGCTGCGGACGGCCGGCGGGTGACCGCCCGGACCCGGCTGACGTGGGAGCCGACGGGGTCCGCACCGCCGTCGACCAGCCCGGCCGCAGTGACGACGAGTTGGCGGCGCTGGCCCAGGCGCGACTGGACACCCGCGCGGCGGCGCTGGTCACCGCCGAGGGCGTCGCCGCGGGTGATCCGGCACTACGACCGGGACGACGGGTCGACCTGAGCGGTGTGCCCGACCCGGTCGCCGGGGCGTACGTGCTGACCGAGGTGGTGCACACCGTCGACGGCAACGGGCACCTGACCCGGTTCTCCACGGTGCCACCCGCCGCGCCGCCCAGCGTTTCGAGCGCCGGTGCCGTGGTGACCCTCGGCACCGTCACCGACGTCGCCGACCCGGACGGGCTGGGCCGGGTCCGCCTGACCCTCCCCGCGTACGGGGACCTGGACGCCGGCTGGCTCGCTGTGCTCTGCCCCGGTGCCGGGCGCGGCAAGGGACTGGTGGCACTCCCCGATCCGGACGACACCGTGCTGGTGGTGCTGCCCGGCGGCGAGCCGGCCTCGGGCATCGTGCTCGGTTCGCTGTTCGGTGCCGTCGAGCCGTACGACGCGGGCATCGACGACGGCCGGGCGCGGCGCTGGACGTTGCGCACGGCCGGCGGGCAGTCGATCGTCGTCGACGACGTGCAGCGCAGCCTGCGGCTGGCCACCGAGGGCGGCAGCTTCCTGGAACTGACCCCCGATCTGGCCACGCTGCACGCGGCGTCCGACCTGGTGATCTCGGCGCCCGGCCGGGCCATGGTGGTGCGTGCCCGCAGCGTGGACTTCCTGCACGCCGAGTCGACCGAGGACCCGACGACCGCGGCGCGGCAGGCCCGTTCGCTCGCCCGCGCCCACCACGAAGGAGGCGGCTGA
- a CDS encoding phage tail sheath family protein, translated as MPSYFSPGIYVEEVPSGARPIGPASTSIAAFVGVAPDRSAQLGRAVPVNNWTEFLRLFAGGERVESTPLARAVFGFLDNGGARCWIVNVGEGGAITGTGQRRGGLQLLEAVDEISIIAAPGFHDVVSHEALLSMAERTRTMVAICDPAPDIDDISALTRVATPSSGKPPKPAEGTGGGAAGAPAGSGGGSAGPGGSGGHEGAAYRPRQSEFGAFYYPWLRVRDPISGELELTPPSGHLAGIWARTDALRGVHKAPANEPVRGAVDLGYLVTRPEHDVLNPKGVNVIRYFAGEGIRVWGARTLAAEASEWRYLNVRRLSIAIEQAIANGTRWMVFEPNDFTLWRSIRRDIGAFLTRVWRDGALLGRSPEEAFFVKCDEETNPPDVRDAGMVIAHIGIAVVKPAEFVVFKLSQWAGGTETETIGG; from the coding sequence ATGCCCAGCTACTTCTCCCCCGGCATCTATGTCGAGGAGGTCCCCAGCGGCGCCCGACCGATCGGCCCGGCGAGTACCAGCATCGCCGCCTTCGTCGGCGTCGCCCCGGACCGCTCTGCCCAACTGGGCAGGGCGGTGCCGGTCAACAACTGGACGGAGTTCCTGCGGCTCTTCGCCGGCGGGGAGCGGGTGGAGAGCACCCCGTTGGCCCGGGCGGTCTTCGGCTTCCTGGACAACGGGGGCGCCCGCTGCTGGATCGTCAACGTCGGCGAGGGTGGCGCGATCACCGGCACCGGACAGCGGCGCGGCGGCCTGCAACTGCTGGAGGCCGTCGACGAGATCTCCATCATCGCCGCGCCCGGCTTCCACGACGTGGTGTCACACGAGGCTCTGCTCAGCATGGCCGAGCGCACCCGCACCATGGTCGCGATCTGCGACCCGGCACCGGACATCGACGACATCTCCGCGTTGACCCGGGTCGCCACGCCGTCCTCCGGCAAACCCCCCAAGCCCGCCGAGGGTACGGGCGGCGGTGCGGCCGGCGCTCCTGCCGGCTCGGGCGGCGGCTCGGCCGGGCCTGGCGGCTCGGGCGGACACGAGGGAGCGGCGTACCGGCCCCGGCAGTCCGAGTTCGGCGCCTTCTACTACCCGTGGCTGCGGGTCCGCGACCCGATCAGCGGCGAATTGGAACTCACCCCGCCGAGCGGGCACCTGGCCGGCATCTGGGCCCGCACCGACGCCCTGCGCGGGGTCCACAAGGCACCGGCCAACGAACCCGTGCGCGGTGCCGTCGATCTGGGCTACCTGGTCACCCGACCCGAACACGACGTGCTCAACCCCAAAGGCGTCAACGTGATCCGCTACTTCGCCGGCGAGGGCATCCGGGTCTGGGGTGCCCGTACGCTCGCCGCCGAGGCCAGCGAGTGGCGCTACCTCAACGTACGGCGACTCAGCATCGCCATCGAACAGGCCATCGCCAACGGCACCCGGTGGATGGTGTTCGAGCCCAACGACTTCACCCTCTGGCGCTCGATCCGGCGTGACATCGGGGCGTTCCTCACCCGGGTGTGGCGGGACGGCGCGCTGCTCGGGCGCAGCCCCGAGGAGGCGTTCTTCGTCAAGTGCGACGAGGAGACCAACCCGCCGGACGTCCGCGACGCGGGCATGGTGATCGCCCACATCGGCATCGCTGTCGTGAAGCCCGCCGAATTCGTGGTGTTCAAGCTGAGCCAGTGGGCCGGCGGCACCGAGACCGAGACGATCGGAGGCTGA
- a CDS encoding phage tail protein — MPTTATPQPGAPVDPYRAYNFRLLINGVTNGHFTEMTGLEVNIPGQAYREHGLGRMRMVPGQAEYEPVTLHFGLTASRELWDWVNATAQGTLNRRNVSVVLLDSVGTAEVLRWNLIDAWPTRWRGAHLNTLSHEIAIASLTLRYEGLELETGGATAPTPA; from the coding sequence ATGCCCACCACAGCCACCCCACAGCCCGGCGCCCCGGTCGACCCGTACCGGGCGTACAACTTCCGGTTGCTCATCAACGGCGTCACCAACGGCCACTTCACCGAGATGACCGGGCTGGAGGTGAACATCCCCGGGCAGGCGTACCGGGAGCACGGCCTCGGCCGGATGCGGATGGTGCCCGGGCAGGCCGAGTACGAGCCTGTGACGCTGCACTTCGGCCTCACCGCCTCCCGCGAGCTGTGGGACTGGGTGAACGCCACCGCGCAGGGCACCCTCAACCGTCGCAACGTCTCGGTGGTGCTGCTCGACTCGGTCGGGACCGCCGAGGTGCTCCGGTGGAACCTGATCGACGCCTGGCCCACCCGGTGGCGCGGCGCGCACCTCAACACCCTCAGCCACGAGATCGCCATCGCCTCGTTGACCCTGCGCTACGAGGGCCTGGAGCTGGAGACCGGCGGTGCCACCGCGCCGACACCCGCGTAG